In Siniperca chuatsi isolate FFG_IHB_CAS linkage group LG16, ASM2008510v1, whole genome shotgun sequence, the following proteins share a genomic window:
- the ost4 gene encoding dolichyl-diphosphooligosaccharide--protein glycosyltransferase subunit 4: MVTDVQLAIFANMLGVSLFLLVVLYHYVAVNNPKKQE, from the coding sequence ATGGTGACAGACGTGCAGCTGGCTATATTTGCCAACATGCTTGGCGTGTCATTGTTCCTGCTGGTTGTGTTGTATCACTATGTTGCTGTCAATAACCCCAAAAAGCAGGAGTAG
- the selenoi gene encoding ethanolaminephosphotransferase 1 — translation MALYEYVTQEQLAGFDKYKYSAVDSNPLSVYVMHPFWNFVVKFLPTWLAPNLITFTGFMFLVLNFLMLAFFDFDFTASAVGHGHVPSWVWVAAGLFNFLAYTLDGVDGKQARRTNSSTPLGELFDHGLDSWACIFFVATVYSIFGRGESGVAVATLYYILWVVLFSFILSHWEKYNTGILFLPWGYDISQVTISLVYLVTAVVGVETWYQPILWHFLYRDLFTFMIIACSFTVTLPMSLYNVLKAHRSNTLKHSSLYEAFLPFLSPVLLFVLSTIWVVYSPSSILELQPRIFYLMVGTAFANITCKLIVCQMSNTRCQALSWLLLPMTLVVLLAVTGVVTNETLLLHLWTAAVILAHIHYGVSVVQQLSGHFNILAFSLKKPNSDUQEEERISLKEAEV, via the exons ATGGCTCTTTACGAATATGTCACTCAGGAGCAGCTAGCGGGCTTCGACAAATACAAG TACAGTGCAGTGGACTCAAATCCCCTGTCTGTCTACGTCATGCACCCTTTCTGGAACTTTGTGGTGAAG TTTCTACCAACATGGTTAGCTCCAAACCTCATTACATTTACAGGCTTTATGTTCCTTGTGTTGAATTTCCTTATGTTGGCCTTCTTCGACTTTGACTTCACTGCGTCCG CTGTAGGGCATGGACACGTGCCTAGTTGGGTCTGGGTTGCTGCGGGGCTCTTCAACTTCTTGGCCTATACACTCG ATGGTGTTGATGGTAAACAGGCTCGTCGTACCAACTCCTCCACACCACTAGGGGAGCTGTTTGACCATGGCCTGGACAGTTGGGCCTGCATCTTCTTTGTCGCCACCGTCTACTCCATATTTGGACGTGGGGAAAGCGGCGTGGCCGTGGCCACACTGTATTACATCCTGTGGGTGGtgctgttttcattcattctgtcTCACTGGGAGAAATATAACACTGGCATCTTGTTTCTGCCCTGGGGATACGACATCAGCCAAGTG ACCATCTCTCTTGTTTACTTGGTCACTGCTGTGGTCGGCGTGGAAACATGGTACCAGCCAATTCTGTGGCACTTCCTCTACAGAGACCTTTTCACCTTTATGATCATTG CCTGTTCCTTCACTGTGACCTTACCCATGAGCCTCTACAATGTCCTGAA AGCTCACCGCAGTAATACTCTGAAGCATAGCAGCTTGTACGAAGCCTTCCTGCCCTTCCTTTCCCCCGTCCTCCTCTTTGTCTTGTCCACCATTTGGGTGGTCTACTCTCCATCCAGTATCCTCGAGCTGCAGCCCAGGATCTTCTACCTCATGGTGGGGACAGCCTTCGCTAATATCACG TGTAAGCTGATTGTATGTCAGATGAGTAACACGCGTTGTCAGGCGCTGAGCTGGCTGTTGCTGCCCATGACGCTGGTGGTGTTGTTAGCGGTGACCGGGGTGGTCACCAACGAGACCCTGCTGCTGCATCTGTGGACAGCAGCTGTTATACTTGCGCACATACACTACGGTGTATCAGTG GTACAACAGCTCAGCGGCCACTTCAACATCCTCGCCTTCTCCCTGAAGAAGCCCAACAGTGACTGACAGGAGGAGGAACGAATCAGCTTGAAAGAAGCAGAGGTTTAG